GGACAGATCCTCTACGTCGGTGAGTTTGCGGGCGGTGGCGGCGACGAGGTCCCCGCGTTCAAGTGCGGCTTCTGCCCAGATGCGTCCAAAACCGCGGGAAGCACCCGTGATGAACCAAACTTTCTTTGCCATATTCAGATCTCCTTGAAACCTATGTAAACAGTGTTAAGATTGAAGACGTGGTTGTGCCTGACTGCATGCCGGAACTCCCGCATAGAGAGGGCCGCGCAATCTGAACAGTGTAAAGATAGATGTGCCTCATGGCAAAACGATCCACATATCATCACGGAGATTTGCGGACGGCCCTGATCAGGGCTGCGGACGAGATCATCGCTGAAGGTGGGATTGAAGCCTTTACCCTCCGCGCTGCGGCGAAGCGTGCGGGAGTTTCACCCGCTGCCCCCACGCATCACTTTGGCGGCGTCAAGGGTCTGCTCACGGAGGTGGATCTGCTTGCGTTCGAGCGAGCGGGTAGCTATCTCGACGAAGTCCCCGAGACAAAGGACGCGGCTGAAAACGTGCGGGCGCTAGCGCTTGCATTTGTGCGCTTCGCGGTTGAGAATCCGGGACACTTCCGCCTGATGTTCCGTGGAGATCTGGTAGATCGCGATGACCCCCGCTATCCAGCGGTCAGTCAGCGGCCGGCCCTAAGGCTGGGCAAGGCCGTGGCCGCGTACCATGGCCGGTTCCACATAGATATGAAGCGCTTCGAGGATGCAGCGGAAATCCTCGGTGGCTTCGCGACGATGCACGGTCTCGCTCAACTGGTGCTGGAAGGCAAGGCTTTAGTTTTTTTCAGGAAAACGAACGTCAAGGAGTTCATAGAGATTGACCTGCCACGAATCCTGAAAGAGATCTATCCGTGAAACCAGTTGCTCTTTCGAACGATAGGTAACGAGAAACGCCGTTGTCCTCAGTTGAAGATCACTATCGAGAAGATGACCAACGAACTTCTCTTTCTGAAACAAAGAAATTGAGTTGCGCTTGTAGGGTCCTCTCCGGCGGATTGTAAAATTCCGCTCTGGCAGCACGTCGTGATAAGTTCGCTCCCGAAACCGGCCTGCATCGCACATCCAGGAAGGAGTCATGATCTTTGGGACACACCTCGTCATCTCTAGTAAAGACGCTGAAGCGGACCGCGCATTCCTTCGCGACGTGCTGGGCTTCGCATCCGTCGATGCAGGGCACGGTTGGCTGATCTTTGCTTTACCTCCGGCAGAAGCAGCGGTTCACCCCTCGGAAGAGAACGGAAACCACGAGCTCTTCTTCATGTGCGATGACCTGAAGGCCGAGATAGCCACCCTCGCGGAACGCGGCATCCATTGCTCCGAGGTGCATGAGGCACGATGGGGATCCATGACAAGGATTTCGCTTCCCGGTGGAGGGAACGTCGGCCTCTATCAGCCGAAACACCCTACAGCTCTGGGTTTGAAGTGAAGCGCTGTGTAAGTGGGTACAGCAGAAGGCTGTTACGACACTCTGCTTCGCCGCCGTGAACCTACGGATGCGATGAGAATCCAGACGGCAAAGCTGCCTCAAGATGGATCCGTTCTCCGGTGATGGGGTGGTGGAATTTCAGAAATTGGGCGTGCAGGAAATATCCTCCATCGCCCGGAAGGCCGGGGAGATCTTCAAGAGGCTGGCCGGTTGGGCCGTACAGAGGATCGCCTACCAGGGGATGACCGATGGAGGCCAGATGGATCCTGATCTGATGAGGGCGGCCCGAACCCAG
This genomic stretch from Terriglobus saanensis SP1PR4 harbors:
- a CDS encoding VOC family protein — protein: MIFGTHLVISSKDAEADRAFLRDVLGFASVDAGHGWLIFALPPAEAAVHPSEENGNHELFFMCDDLKAEIATLAERGIHCSEVHEARWGSMTRISLPGGGNVGLYQPKHPTALGLK
- a CDS encoding TetR/AcrR family transcriptional regulator, producing MAKRSTYHHGDLRTALIRAADEIIAEGGIEAFTLRAAAKRAGVSPAAPTHHFGGVKGLLTEVDLLAFERAGSYLDEVPETKDAAENVRALALAFVRFAVENPGHFRLMFRGDLVDRDDPRYPAVSQRPALRLGKAVAAYHGRFHIDMKRFEDAAEILGGFATMHGLAQLVLEGKALVFFRKTNVKEFIEIDLPRILKEIYP